Proteins found in one Clostridia bacterium genomic segment:
- a CDS encoding site-specific integrase, with protein MNIEKGKKNKRFDSNRRVLRKGESQRKNGTYDYRWVGPDGVRHAVYAPTLEELRELEKEIVIDEHDGIKTETKKLTVNNVFDTWCDLKRGLKDNTFKNYLYMYNNYVRDSFGKNRIADVKKSDVKRFYNTLADERMLSISTIDIIHNVLHQVFDLAVDDNCIRSNPTDKMLKELKQAHNFEIKERKALTADEQRLFLDFLKRTPQYNHWYPLFAVMFGSGMRIGEVSGLRWCDIDLEEGIIDINHTFVYYSTGKGKKCKFAINTPKTKKGYRKIPMMDFVKEAFLLEKANQEETGITCQVPIDCYTDFIFVNRFGSVQHYGTVNKAIRRIVRDYNDEALLKEENPVLIPNFSCHNLRHTFATRLCEADINLSVIQNVMGHKEIKTTLEIYTHITEAKKREEVNALETRFAWT; from the coding sequence ATGAATATAGAGAAAGGTAAAAAGAACAAACGGTTTGACAGTAACCGAAGAGTGCTTCGCAAGGGTGAATCGCAGAGAAAGAACGGAACTTACGATTACAGATGGGTTGGCCCTGACGGAGTAAGGCACGCTGTATACGCCCCTACTTTGGAAGAACTTAGAGAGCTTGAAAAAGAAATTGTGATTGACGAACACGATGGGATCAAAACCGAAACCAAGAAACTGACAGTTAACAATGTGTTTGATACCTGGTGTGATTTAAAACGAGGTTTGAAAGATAACACATTCAAAAACTATCTTTATATGTATAACAATTATGTCAGGGACAGTTTCGGCAAGAATAGGATTGCGGATGTAAAGAAATCGGATGTAAAAAGGTTTTATAACACCCTCGCAGACGAAAGAATGTTATCTATATCCACCATCGATATCATTCACAATGTATTGCATCAGGTGTTCGATTTAGCGGTAGATGATAACTGCATCCGCTCAAACCCTACTGACAAGATGCTCAAAGAATTGAAGCAAGCTCACAACTTCGAAATCAAAGAGCGAAAAGCATTAACGGCAGATGAGCAAAGATTATTTCTGGACTTTCTGAAACGAACACCACAGTATAATCATTGGTATCCGCTATTCGCTGTAATGTTTGGTAGTGGCATGCGAATTGGTGAAGTGTCAGGACTTAGATGGTGCGACATTGACCTTGAGGAAGGCATTATTGACATCAACCACACTTTCGTTTACTACAGCACGGGTAAGGGCAAGAAATGCAAGTTTGCAATCAACACACCGAAAACGAAAAAGGGATACCGCAAAATTCCAATGATGGACTTTGTAAAGGAAGCATTCCTCCTTGAAAAAGCAAATCAGGAAGAAACAGGCATCACCTGTCAGGTACCGATTGATTGCTACACAGATTTCATATTTGTCAATCGCTTCGGCAGTGTGCAGCACTACGGAACTGTAAACAAAGCAATTCGTAGAATTGTCCGTGACTACAACGATGAAGCATTGTTAAAAGAAGAAAACCCTGTCTTAATCCCCAACTTCAGTTGCCACAACCTTAGGCACACATTCGCAACAAGGTTGTGTGAAGCGGATATAAATCTATCGGTGATACAAAATGTCATGGGGCACAAAGAAATCAAGACAACATTAGAGATTTATACCCATATAACCGAAGCGAAAAAGCGTGAGGAAGTCAATGCATTAGAGACCAGATTTGCATGGACATAA
- a CDS encoding SHOCT domain-containing protein, which produces MEEKILIKSERYNMKVLLVIALIGLALLPVWMLVRYGEMRGHGVDAIHFEKWFFRPWLNEFTITSYLVYIVPLILIACLLYLWLRSYELTVTDKRVYGKIAFGKRVDLPVDSVSAISTLSLLKGIAVATSSGKISFNVLKNANEIYDVLNNLIIERQSKQNNEQLKVVATPATDEADQLRKYKGLLDSGVITQEEFDAKKKQLLGL; this is translated from the coding sequence ATGGAAGAAAAAATTTTGATTAAAAGCGAACGGTATAACATGAAGGTACTTTTGGTAATTGCTCTTATTGGACTTGCATTGTTGCCAGTTTGGATGTTAGTGCGTTACGGTGAAATGCGTGGGCATGGCGTAGATGCGATTCATTTTGAAAAATGGTTTTTTAGACCTTGGTTAAACGAATTTACAATTACTTCGTATTTAGTGTATATCGTTCCTCTTATACTTATTGCTTGCTTGTTGTATCTGTGGTTGCGCAGTTACGAGTTGACCGTTACAGACAAGAGAGTTTACGGTAAAATTGCATTTGGTAAGCGCGTGGATTTGCCTGTAGACTCTGTTTCGGCAATTTCCACCCTTTCACTGTTAAAAGGAATTGCGGTTGCAACGTCTTCCGGGAAAATAAGTTTTAATGTGTTGAAAAATGCAAATGAAATTTATGATGTACTAAACAATCTTATTATCGAAAGACAAAGTAAACAGAATAATGAGCAGCTGAAAGTAGTGGCAACACCCGCGACCGATGAAGCAGATCAATTGAGAAAGTATAAGGGTTTGTTAGACAGCGGTGTAATCACCCAAGAAGAATTTGACGCAAAGAAAAAGCAACTTTTAGGTTTGTGA